From Pyrenophora tritici-repentis strain M4 chromosome 1, whole genome shotgun sequence, the proteins below share one genomic window:
- a CDS encoding K-tetra multi-domain protein yields the protein MNNPEQDKTRHPQQDFIPSSLQTPNMQMNPSTPSLPNVITLDVGGRKFRTTKAVLSTSPYFANLFNRWEDHAEIQADGSLFIDVDPEIFPHLLNYLRRPNTFPLYWTRNDGFDYVLYTRLGAEADYFMLEGLKWWIRRKEYLEAVKVGVENYEHPQVTPEYDDE from the exons ATGAACAACCCGGAACAAGAT AAAACACGACACCCACAGCAAGACTTCATCCCCTCCAGCCTCCAAACGCCCAACATGCAGATGAACCCAAGCACCCCGTCCCTACCCAACGTCATAACTCTCGACGTCGGCGGCCGCAAATTTCGTACAACCAAAGCAGTACTCTCCACATCGCCCTACTTTGCCAATCTCTTCAACAGATGGGAGGACCACGCTGAAATACAGGCTGATGGATCGCTCTTTATCGATGTGGATCCGGAGATCTTCCCCCATTTGCTGAACTACCTGCGCCGGCCGAACACGTTCCCATTATACTGGACAAGGAACGATGGCTTCGACTATGTGCTATATACCCGGTTAGGAGCAGAGGCTGATTACTTCATGTTGGAGGGGTTAAAATGGTGGATCCGGAGGAAGGAGTATTTGGAGGCTGTCAAGGTCGGGGTTGAGAATTATGAGCACCCGCAGGTGACTCCGGAATACGACGACGAGTGA
- a CDS encoding Lipase-GDSL-2 multi-domain protein — protein MVRLSTLAFGLLSLGSQVVSAAGVVKVMPFGASIVSRCWRANLQTLLKGQQITNFDMVGGQTSKCAGNAIDQNHEGHPGSLATDFARTGNLTGWLDANPPDVIIMLLGTNDVLLGRKPVDDVLHAYDTLLGQMRAKNENMQIVFSNLLPLDPARFPQRAVDGIKELNTAIASYAPSKSTIKSPVWFVDNYADFDAVKDTDDGEHPNLSTGVEKMATKFLEATKSAIRGAETFKRKRSLRRGGVSV, from the exons ATGGTCCGACTGTCCACCCTCGCCTTCGGGCTGCTGTCCCTAGGCAGCCAGGTGGTGAGCGCCGCAGGTGTGGTAAAAGTAATGCCCTTTGGCGCTTCCATCGTCTCT CGCTGCTGGCGCGCCAACCTCCAAACCCTCCTCAAAGGCCAACAAATCACAAACTTCGACATGGTCGGCGGCCAAACCAGCAAATGCGCCGGCAACGCCATTGACCAAAACCACGAAGGCCACCCCGGTTCCCTCGCCACAGACTTCGCCCGCACAGGAAACCTAACCGGCTGGCTCGACGCCAACCCGCCCGACGTGATCATCATGCTCCTCGGCACCAACGACGTCTTACTCGGTCGCAAGCCCGTCGACGACGTGCTGCACGCCTACGACACCCTCCTCGGCCAAATGCGCGCAAAGAACGAAAACATGCAAATCGTCTTCTCCAACCTCCTCCCCTTGGACCCGGCGCGCTTCCCGCAACGCGCCGTCGATGGGATTAAAGAGCTCAACACGGCGATAGCGAGTTATGCGCCGAGTAAAAGTACCATCAAGAGCCCCGTGTGGTTTGTAGACAATTATGCAGATTTCGACGCCGTGAAAGATACAGACGATGGCGAACATCCGAATTTGAGCACGGGCGTAGAGAAGATGGCGACCAAGTTTCTGGAGGCGACAAAGAGTGCAATTAGGGGGGCGGAGACGTTTAAGCGGAAGAGGAGTTTGAGGAGGGGGGGTGTGAGCGTGTAG
- a CDS encoding NAD(P)H-quinone oxidoreductase subunit I, producing MSALPRSIASRLIAPSLRPLAPRAIAPAFRTYSTNEPVPHGHKTSTEDAPAVKLTSESTQIREEGATEGMRHQPDYNVAVDYRTSNFSPVPKRVMDGSEPGDSVAAAVLSGAPTDLQARTVRIYKPSKTATQSGKWNASHWLMDWDVLPKGHRWENPLMGWQSSADFMNGHRIQFKSKEDAINFANKQGYEYFVQEPNKRKFVPKAYANLFTHQPKKLKVILTK from the exons ATGTCTGCCCTACCACGGTCAATTGCATCAAGACTGATCGCGCCTTCTCTGCGCCCCTTGGCGCCCCGCGCAATTGCGCCAGCTTTCCGCACCTATTCCACCAACGAGCCGGTTCCCCATGGACACAAGACGAGCACCGAAGATGCGCCCGCAGTCAAGCTCACCAGTGAATCGACCCAGATCCGGGAGGAAGGAGCGACCGAAGGAATGAGGCACCAGCCTGACTACAATGTCGCCGTCGACTACCGGACTTC CAACTTCTCCCCTGTCCCCAAGCGCGTCATGGACGGAAGTGAGCCAGGCGATAGCGTAGCTGCAGCTGTTCTATCTGGCGCCCCTACCGACCTCCAGGCGCGTACTGTCCG CATCTACAAGCCCAGCAAGACTGCCACACAGTCCGGCAAGTGGAACGCTTCGCACTGGTTGATGGACTGGGATGTCCTTCCCAAGGGCCACCGCTGGGAAAACCCGCTCATGGGTTGGCAGTCATCGGCCGACTTCATGAACGGCCACCGGATACAGTTCAAGTCCAAGGAGGACGCCATCAACTTTGCCAACAAGCAGGGCTACGAGTACTTTGTGCAGGAGCCCAACAAGCGGAAGTTTGTCCCCAAGGCCTATGCCAATCTCTTCACACATCAGCCCAAGAAGCTCAAGGTTATATTGACCAAGTAA
- a CDS encoding mitochondrial F1F0 ATP synthase subunit F, whose protein sequence is MSFFQKRGLSTLIPPKIASPNAIGSSPNAVRMQKVVSFYEKLPRGAAPEPEAKGLLGRYAKKHMGKNPSGRPLVHVIGVLIAFGYAQNYYFHLRHHKNNEH, encoded by the exons ATGAGCTTCTTCCAAAAGCGCGGTCTCTCGACCCTCATTCCCCCCAAG ATTGCTTCTCCCAAT GCTATCGGCTCCTCTCCCAATGCCGTCCGCATGCAGAAGGTTGTGAGCTTCTACGAGAAGCTGCCCCGTGGCGCCGCTCCCGAGCCCGAAGCCAAGGGTCTTCTCGGACGCTATGCAAAGAAGCACATGGGAAAGAACCCCTCAGGAAGGC CGCTCGTTCACGTCATTGGCGTCTTGATCGCCTTTGGCTACGCACAAAACTACTACTTCCATCTTC GCCACCACAAGAACAACGAGCACTAA
- a CDS encoding Med15 multi-domain protein has translation MSHVDPLGHSAGLDSQQSTPVTPASFFDSDNEPDSDKVSYATTVPETVMAEQVAKDVVKEAQSVGPSAPIDDSASTTNSPAVNGGSPSDTATKTPNDPEASSTKQTANGANVPSIASVNVDGQAAAGDNKQSGASQADSKQPHLNGISSDHLATDSLAVTDASGGSDTDISRPGSVDQSKRDGSHVRTSSAAKKQPFKSVSVTKSFLAKTVTTTPAARPGEKVTAAAPPKPSNVLSAKPRLVAKSGTSNAPRTLGQTNGAGAGPDASKVWNKNQPVPPPPPKQFTDEELKQQYGIHLATRLQADEGGKEAKWADIDDDEDDWAPETVQWMDGTKSSVAVPPEQPPPPEEPKTILKPETPAETPKPKPEPAPVSTSNPKPSVTGGTKTILKPGAHAQPCTGKSSLVLKGQPEKPTLVAKPSATEKKSPWAPLPPIEKVSPVQINPPAHQPPPQRYSQRDSYGYDSMPPPPAKEIAPDDFNRSWRNDSGGRDGRDGRELFNSQSGRYEPVHNDVRRGSGRDSGFRQQPAVLQRPSQDGPAEPSAAFQTSRATADGPTWGRRRNSSNVSGGMPRRMSMDPRADMPNGPMNSERRESHSINGFDPSDSTAARQSPFQQMKSPNMPHAHPASPYGSAASPAVQQAQAVAPVAPPAEDPVVVQNRLMAEKIERARLKKLQDAEAEKRAEEEKKERIAKKLAAMGPPKAKEQSPARPAKSPPKEKAVPASVQSPPKPPVPTADGEVAQYGMMKVHQPHPVKKSPQMEHARVSASAQAAASLDQQTQPFDPLARDSEKSRLPTEQSNPLAHQTEGTSQSGTRPQGPAAWTPSTAPQPKPWTSQVWGPPQAKDRALGNGTFGSSYRGPIQPGAQQQLPVQAPAATAPIGTGLAQQPIAPQPARQMPPQQMFSQRPARAQQPQSRTYRKVEPISGGGWDKFGDFIKKDDQDTYTKNRQDQARQGEAFRPEIRETFKDQRGQAEVTLHDKVAAELALAESLKKDEVTKPLQEGLSPQQVIGQGTLQQATGTRPSRFFPRPMEPAPPMPAFSSNKADSPPPPPETETHPAFSSETNHPMVRLPKPSPVVRLPPSAVGNVASAPATMPRGQGLGARPLTMNPEWQARFNKLLDKPGSTRPSSLPATSPVFPVVSPQQGAVAPTALSKAALDVRGNAGTATVSLPTAPLGKTFADDRGKDVVTRKGAEALFEDREFGSLPTVKLSKAPHLAANQAPKPAPRDEQHPKYKKFENPFTIRRLEAFDIEKNAQNKGKFDVVVSLPNMRNPVTKSVQRKHYGPKINRQSKPKQPGSPSSTSVNGSKERPRKPSHQGSADRPYNNTARPSAAKSWTTNSNPRSSAISSANTANAVSTPTTWAKLAAA, from the exons ATGTCGCATGTGGACCCTCTCGGCCATTCAGCTGGGCTCGACTCGCAGCAGTCGACGCCCGTCACGCCAGCTTCTTTCTTCGACTCAGACAACGAACCCGATTCTGACAAAGTCTCTTATGCCACCACAGTTCCGGAAACTGTTATGGCAGAGCAGGTTGCCAAAGATGTGGTAAAGGAAGCACAGTCGGTGGGACCCTCGGCGCCCATCGACGACTCTGCGTCAACTACCAACTCTCCCGCCGTGAATGGCGGTTCGCCCTCGGACACAGCCACCAAAACACCAAACGACCCCGAAGCCTCTTCCACCAAACAAACTGCGAACGGAGCGAATGTACCCTCGATTGCATCTGTAAATGTGGACGGACAGGCGGCCGCT GGCGACAACAAGCAGTCGGGCGCATCCCAGGCCGATTCCAAACAGCCCCACCTCAATGGCATTTCCAGCGATCATTTGGCGACAGACTCTCTGGCTGTGACAGATGCGAGCGGCGGCTCAGACACCGACATCAGCCGGCCCGGTAGCGTTGACCAGTCGAAACGGGATGGAAGCCATGTACGGACCAGCTCAGCAGCCAAGAAGCAGCCTTTCAAGTCGGTATCCGTGACCAAGAGCTTTCTGGCCAAGACCGTCACTACCACTCCGGCCGCGCGACCTGGCGAAAAGGTGACAGCCGCTGCTCCTCCCAAGCCTTCTAATGTACTTTCGGCAAAACCCCGCCTCGTAGCCAAGTCGGGCACCAGCAATGCTCCGCGAACACTGGGACAGACCAATGGTGCAGGTGCAGGCCCAGATGCTAGCAAGGTCTGGAATAAGAACCAGCCAGTTCCCCCGCCCCCGCCGAAGCAATTCACCGACGAGGAGCTCAAGCAGCAATACGGCATTCACCTTGCGACCCGCTTACAAGCAGACGAGGGTGGTAAAGAAGCAAAGTGGGCGGATAttgacgacgacgaggatgacTGGGCTCCGGAAACTGTGCAATGGATGGACGGAACAAAGTCTTCGGTCGCAGTACCACCAGAACAACCCCCGCCTCCCGAGGAGCCAAAGACGATACTAAAGCCCGAGACTCCCGCGGAGACGCCCAAGCCCAAGCCAGAGCCAGCCCCGGTCTCGACTTCAAACCCCAAGCCAAGTGTCACTGGTGGCACCAAGACCATTCTGAAGCCGGGAGCACACGCGCAACCATGTACTGGAAAATCGAGTCTTGTATTAAAGGGCCAACCAGAGAAGCCAACCTTAGTAGCCAAGCCATCTGCGACGGAGAAGAAGTCACCGTGGGCGCCACTTCCTCCTATTGAGAAGGTCTCGCCGGTTCAGATCAACCCCCCCGCGCATCAACCACCCCCGCAACGTTACTCACAACGAGATTCCTACGGCTATGACTCTATGCCTCCGCCCCCTGCGAAAGAGATTGCTCCCGACGACTTCAATCGTTCCTGGCGCAATGACAGCGGCGGTCGAGATGGTCGGGATGGCCGAGAACTGTTCAACTCTCAGAGTGGTCGCTATGAGCCAGTGCACAATGATGTGCGACGAGGTTCTGGACGCGACAGTGGATTCCGACAACAGCCAGCCGTGCTACAGAGGCCCTCCCAAGATGGCCCAGCAGAACCATCGGCAGCATTCCAAACCTCAAGAGCAACTGCGGACGGACCTACATGGGGCAGGCGAAGGAACTCTTCAAACGTCAGTGGAGGCATGCCTAGGCGCATGTCCATGGATCCACGCGCAGACATGCCAAATGGGCCAATGAACTCTGAGCGTCGTGAATCCCACTCCATCAACGGCTTTGATCCTTCCGACTCTACAGCAGCTCGGCAATCGCCGTTCCAGCAGATGAAGTCTCCGAATATGCCTCATGCACACCCAGCCTCGCCATACGGCTCTGCAGCGTCACCAGCTGTTCAGCAAGCACAGGCAGTGGCACCAGTGGCACCCCCAGCTGAAGATCCCGTCGTAGTGCAGAACCGCCTCATGGCCGAGAAGATTGAGCGTGCTCGTCTCAAGAAACTACAAGACGCCGAAGCCGAGAAGCGGGCAGaggaagaaaagaaggaACGCATTGCTAAGAAACTTGCTGCCATGGGACCACCAAAGGCCAAGGAGCAGTCACCCGCACGACCAGCAAAATCGCCCCCGAAAGAAAAGGCAGTGCCCGCTTCTGTTCAATCTCCGCCAAAGCCGCCTGTTCCGACAGCTGATGGCGAGGTTGCCCAGTACGGCATGATGAAGGTGCACCAGCCTCACCCGGTCAAAAAGTCGCCTCAGATGGAGCACGCCCGAGTGTCCGCATCCGCACAGGCAGCAGCCTCGCTAGACCAGCAAACGCAGCCGTTTGATCCATTGGCTCGTGACAGCGAAAAGTCAAGGTTGCCGACTGAACAGTCAAATCCGCTCGCTCACCAAACAGAGGGCACTAGCCAATCTGGGACTAGGCCACAGGGTCCAGCTGCCTGGACACCTTCGACAGCACCGCAACCCAAACCTTGGACCTCACAAGTTTGGGGTCCTCCACAGGCAAAAGATCGAGCACTCGGTAACGGCACCTTCGGTTCTAGCTATCGCGGTCCAATTCAACCTGGTGCACAGCAGCAGCTTCCTGTACAAGCACCTGCAGCAACCGCACCCATCGGAACGGGCTTAGCACAGCAACCCATAGCTCCCCAGCCCGCAAGACAAATGCCTCCACAGCAGATGTTTTCTCAACGCCCTGCTCGTGCGCAGCAGCCCCAGTCAAGGACTTACCGCAAGGTAGAGCCCATCTCTGGCGGAGGCTGGGACAAGTTTGGCGATTTCATCAAAAAGGACGATCAAGATACCTACACCAAGAACCGCCAGGACCAAGCACGCCAAGGCGAAGCTTTCCGCCCCGAGATCCGAGAGACTTTCAAGGACCAGCGTGGACAAGCCGAGGTCACACTTCATGACAAGGTCGCTGCCGAGCTTGCGCTAGCAGAGAGCCTCAAAAAGGACGAGGTCACGAAGCCGCTCCAAGAAGGCCTTTCGCCACAGCAGGTCATTGGTCAGGGTACTCTCCAGCAAGCCACTGGCACTCGCCCCTCACGCTTCTTTCCACGCCCGATGGAGCCTGCGCCACCCATGCCTGCATTCTCATCAAACAAGGCCGACTCGCCTCCCCCGCCTCCGGAGACTGAGACACACCCCGCCTTCAGTAGCGAGACCAACCATCCAATGGTGAGGCTCCCAAAGCCTTCGCCTGTTGTGCGTCTTCCTCCGTCGGCGGTTGGCAATGTTGCATCTGCCCCGGCCACCATGCCACGCGGCCAAGGTCTAGGAGCGAGGCCTCTTACTATGAACCCAGAATGGCAAGCTAGGTTTAACAAACTGCTCGACAAGCCTGGTTCAACTCGACCTTCTTCATTGCCCGCCACATCCCCAGTTTTCCCCGTCGTCTCCCCCCAGCAAGGTGCAGTGGCCCCCACGGCGTTGTCGAAGGCTGCTCTCGACGTCCGTGGCAACGCTGGCACTGCGACTGTGTCTCTCCCCACAGCACCTCTGGGTAAGACCTTCGCAGACGACCGTGGCAAAGACGTCGTCACTCGCAAGGGTGCCGAGGCACTGTTCGAAGACCGAGAGTTTGGTTCCTTGCCCACCGTCAAGCTGTCAAAGGCCCCTCATCTTGCGGCCAACCAAGCCCCAAAGCCTGCACCTCGAGACGAGCAGCATCCCAAGTACAAGAAGTTTGAGAACCCATTTACAATCCGTCGTCTTGAGGCTTTCGATATCGAGAAGAATGCCCAGAACAAGGGCAAATTCGATGTCGTTGTCAGCCTGCCAAACATGCGTAACCCTGTCACCAAATCGGTGCAGAGGAAGCACTACGGCCCCAAGATTAACCGTCAGTCCAAGCCTAAGCAGCCTGGTTCCCCAAGCTCGACGTCTGTCAACGGTTCCAAGGAACGCCCCCGCAAGCCTTCGCACCAGGGTTCAGCTGACCGCCCTTACAATAACACCGCCCGTCCTTCTGCGGCTAAGTCTTGGACTACCAACAGTAACCCTCGCTCGTCTGCAATTTCTTCCGCCAACACCGCCAACGCCGTCAGCACTCCCACCACATGGGCCAAGCTTGCGGCTGCCTGA
- a CDS encoding Spc97, translating to MLHEILLSLSGHPSALFDAPDHVTSTTQSLLHPSEKELLSSIGHLSQLHRDTRDHVAKIAASHPSIICRAVATSITSHHLEQFQRKILEVESRILKQDSTTVGAYNIVPLAGVVSEFSEWVRLMTWLWTISNYMLPSDATSKSENITSKAASGAAIIDKLRTEAQTGFPDIAEAAHGLSKVAETSWLRQLSTWLLYGRLPSFGRSDFFIQQDDGDADEQIFMLQNKLLPKFVTRQTALSILFVGKSLNQIRSLPSAVKASNAANSASELDLLPKHVQHLAGVSVPVVASQLSEAVANIRLSLSRNLLQHLLPREKIIETLNVLYQFFLIGRGEFALTLIAEADDKMSSRHRGQLAAKSSQSVKGVLLKEAEISQILARSLSILSTLSSEDESTDDILDVATQLLHLSVNTSSTQRPGTPGRAKDTESALPQLPNAAFDELLLSVPTSLTMDIHSPLDLFVTKTDLDVYSTINSCLLAVRRAHLHLAELWRYSSIRRDYPCPPGYQFSNSAHGKAILKRRRQRAAKRAQDMRRIWATCAAAIFFLAESEAYFHGTVVQQTFTHFITWVTGPQSNSSTEASSRPATSSGFRKSATDGGAHQQHDPEALASAHRRFLSSIAYSLLLTDQAYTKALRTLCTHVDELVAYITRLTKIQQSLDLEEDEGVEDYVQNYKKEEGQVAVEMDRARRRLDSDLKALVERLREIDSERIGASAPGTANAASMEEGAYEPLRVGGIDRLLMKLDWSGEDEEEETEDLL from the coding sequence ATGCTCCACGAAATCCTCCTCTCGCTCTCCGGGCACCCGTCCGCGCTCTTCGATGCCCCCGACCACGTGACGTCGACCACCCAGTCACTGCTGCATCCGTCTGAAAAGGAACTTTTGTCCTCAATAGGACATTTATCGCAACTGCATCGGGATACGCGCGATCATGTTGCTAAGATTGCCGCTTCTCATCCTTCCATCATCTGCAGGGCAGTTGCTACGTCAATCACCTCACACCATCTTGAGCAGTTTCAGCGCAAGATCCTTGAAGTTGAGAGCCGTATTCTCAAACAGGACTCTACTACTGTCGGCGCATACAACATTGTGCCGCTCGCAGGCGTGGTCAGCGAGTTTTCCGAATGGGTCAGGCTGATGACATGGCTCTGGACCATCAGCAACTACATGCTACCTTCGGATGCTACTTCTAAGAGCGAAAACATCACATCAAAAGCTGCTTCTGGAGCTGCAATCATAGACAAGCTGAGAACCGAGGCTCAGACAGGGTTTCCTGATATTGCAGAGGCAGCACATGGCCTGAGCAAGGTCGCGGAAACTTCGTGGCTACGGCAGCTATCCACATGGCTGTTGTATGGCCGCCTTCCTTCGTTTGGTCGTTCAGATTTCTTCATCCAGCAAGATGATGGAGATGCAGATGAGCAGATTTTCATGCTGCAGAACAAATTGCTACCCAAGTTTGTAACGAGGCAGACGGCTCTTTCTATCCTCTTCGTTGGCAAGTCCCTTAACCAGATCCGCTCGTTACCGTCGGCTGTAAAAGCATCAAACGCAGCAAATTCAGCGTCAGAACTTGATTTGCTACCCAAGCACGTTCAACATCTCGCGGGAGTGAGCGTGCCAGTTGTAGCCTCGCAACTATCCGAGGCTGTCGCAAACATTCGCTTGTCTTTGTCAAGAAACCTTTTACAGCACCTGCTTCCTCGCGAAAAGATTATAGAGACATTGAACGTTCTATATCAATTTTTCCTCATTGGTCGGGGCGAGTTTGCTCTCACCTTGATCGCAGAGGCGGATGACAAGATGTCATCTCGACACCGAGGCCAACTGGCAGCAAAATCTAGCCAATCTGTAAAGGGCGTGTTGCTAAAGGAAGCAGAGATCAGTCAGATCCTCGCGCGCTCCTTGTCCATTCTTTCAACCTTATCCAGCGAAGATGAATCCACAGATGATATCCTGGACGTGGCAACGCAGCTACTTCATCTCAGTGTGAACACCTCGTCAACTCAACGGCCCGGAACCCCAGGCCGTGCAAAGGACACAGAATCTGCGCTTCCACAGCTCCCCAATGCAGCATTCGATGAGCTACTGCTGTCAGTGCCAACATCTCTCACCATGGACATCCATTCACCACTCGATTTGTTCGTAACCAAGACAGACCTTGATGTCTACTCAACGATCAATTCTTGCCTGCTTGCAGTTCGAAGAGCCCATCTACACTTGGCGGAGCTATGGAGGTACAGCTCGATACGAAGAGACTACCCATGTCCCCCAGGCTACCAATTCAGCAACTCTGCACACGGCAAAGCAATCCTCAAGAGACGTCGCCAACGAGCTGCAAAGCGAGCTCAAGATATGCGACGAATCTGGGCGACATGTGCAGCCgccatcttcttcttggcGGAAAGCGAAGCCTACTTCCACGGAACCGTTGTCCAACAAACCTTCACCCACTTCATCACCTGGGTAACAGGACCCCAGAGCAATTCCTCCACAGAAGCCTCCTCACGCCCTGCTACATCCTCCGGCTTCCGCAAATCCGCAACAGACGGGGGCGCACACCAACAACACGACCCCGAAGCCCTAGCATCAGCACACCGCCGCTTCCTCTCCTCCATCGCATACTCCCTCCTCCTCACAGACCAAGCCTACACAAAGGCCCTCCGCACACTCTGCACGCACGTCGACGAACTCGTAGCCTACATCACGCGCCTCACCAAGATCCAACAAAGCCTCGATctcgaagaagacgagggCGTGGAGGACTATGTGCAAAACTACAAGAAGGAAGAAGGGCAGGTTGCCGTGGAAATGGATCGTGCGAGGAGGAGGTTGGATAGCGATCTCAAGGCGCTGGTGGAGCGGCTAAGAGAAATTGATAGTGAGAGGATTGGTGCTTCTGCGCCTGGTACGGCGAATGCGGCGAGTATGGAGGAGGGCGCGTATGAGCCGTTGAGGGTGGGGGGGATTGATCGGTTGTTGATGAAGTTGGATTGGAGTGGTGAGGACGAAGAGGAGGAGACGGAGGATTTGCTGTGA
- a CDS encoding caleosin domain containing protein has product MAVRVSLLSAEATFNFTGNGVAGRRVEAAEVAGGFDGGGDGMARELSTADTNNTLIEETNDHTSLRTINWIAGVGDICSGTSQGLGSHEVQKHALSHGISSKQPPPTHRTALHNHCTFWSRTHPSIIYPWDIYTGFHALGFHPLLCIWAAITMSLCSSYATQPTYMPHPFFAINLDNIAASRHGSTTGVYDLDAELDLRRLDKVFNKYAGGRPYLTGSELYAVWKGQCCANDWFGWFAGGLEWIALYILLWPEDGKMYKEEIRGVYDGSIFWKIAEARARAQGRKM; this is encoded by the exons ATGGCTGTTCGTGTAAGCCTCCTCTCGGCAGAGGCGACGTTCAATTTTACGGGCAATGGGGTTGCGGGCAGGCGGGTCGAGGCTGCTGAGGTGGCTGGTGGGTTCGACGGCGGCGGTGATGGCATGGCAAGAGAGCTGTCTACGGCGGATACCAACAATACTCTGATTGAGGAAACCAACGACCACACATCCCTCCGTACCATCAATTGGATCGCAGGCGTGGGAGACATCTGCAGCGGAACATCACAAGGACTAGGCAGCCATGAAGTCCAAAAACACGCCCTCTCGCACGGCATCTCATCCAAACAACCCCCACCAACCCACCGCACAGCCCTCCACAACCACTGCACCTTCTGGTCCCGCACCCACCCCTCGATAATCTACCCCTGGGACATCTACACCGGCTTCCACGCCCTAGGCTTCCACCCCCTCCTCTGCATCTGGGCCGCCATAACAATGTCGCTCTGCTCCTCCTACGCCACACAACCAACATACATGCCCCACCCCTTCTTCGCCATCAACCTCGACAACATCGCCGCTAGCAGACACGGCAGCACGACGGGCGTGTACGACCTTGACGCCGAGCTGGATCTGCGTCGCCTAGATAAAGTGTTTAACAAGTATGCCGGTGGGAGGCCGTATTTGACGGGGAGCGAGTTGTATGCGGTTTGGAAGGGGCAGTGTTGTGCGAATGATTGGTTTGGGTGGTTTGCTGGGGGGTTGGAGT GGATTGCGTTGTATATTTTGCTTTGGCCCGAGGATGGTAAGATGTACAAGGAGGAGATTAGGGGAGTTTATGATGGGTCTATTTTTTGGAAGATTGCGGAAGCGAGGGCGAGGGCGCAGGGGAGGAAGATGTAG